The genomic segment CAAAAGTAAGACATTCACCACCAGCTTTCTCGATCCTAGCTCGAGCTGTTTCAGTGAACCTCAATGCTGTCACTTTCAATGCCGGAACTTCATACACTCTGCAATCATCCGTCACTGCTCCCACTATTACCGCTATCTTATCCTCCTACACCATATTCCATCTATTTTTGAACCAAATTTACAAACCAAAAACAATAAggaataagaaaaagaaacagAGATGTACCTTTCCTTTCATGTAAGTGATAAGGCGAGAAAGAGATAAAGGAGCTTTGTTAATCTTAGACATGAAAAGCCTCTTCAAAACAACAGCGTTGAAGCTGCTACCAGTTCTACGTACGAGGAAACGGTAGAGTTTCACAAGTAGTTTGAGATAAACATCGTTGGATTTTGGTGCTGTTCTTTTCGTCTTCTTCGACTTACCTCCTGCCGTCAAATCGATTCCCTGTAAATTTAATCATAGAAGTTTGAGTTAAGAAGATAATGGAGGAGAGTGGGAGAGctaaagagaaagagaagagaaaaccACCATTGTTGCTCCTTCCCGCCGCTACTGCTGCTCTGAAATAGGGTTTTGGGATGGGAGTGCGTAGAAATTCCCTCTTCGATGGTGGAAAGTGGAATGAAAAGGAAATATTAGGGTTTTGGCCTTTGGGCagttgatttttattgtgtGCTGCTGAAGTTCATCAGTTCTCTGTGCACCATAACATCACAACcgcatgtatatattttttttaatgaaatattaccttaaataatcttttcctacaataattttatttattgattaatcataaataatttaactttaaggatattttcctagagtaaatccGGTGACCGGATAAATAACTATAGTAAGTTTTATcttaaaaagaaaagataaattaaaataaaatgtcgataaaattgttaaaaaaatttatgattttttttattatttagaattttttgtgtaaaattttaaaatttttctctaattttaaattaatattcggtttatttttttggtgaattacccaCTATAGTAGGTCATCGGGTTACCTAAATTTACTCTATGCAAATACCcgttaaagttgggattattcatggttaatcaataagtgggATCATCGTAGAAAAATCACAAATAgtttgaattattctaggtaaatttttttttaattattatttattaattattaaaaagagTCTTAAGGATTAGATtaatataaatgaataaattatcAACGTAAAGTTTGATATTTAATACTTATGTTCACCATAAAgaaaacacaaaaacttggagtGATAGTCGCATATTGAGACCGTCAATATGCACCGGTCCAAAAgctatattttgaaaaataaaaatagtcgcTCTTCCTGGAATCAaagaataaaattcaatttaactttaaaagtaataattttgaccttaaatatatgaatttcaacttaaagtaaattttaaatagatcaactaaaataaaaaaaaattaattttgacctaaaagtgatcaatttttgaCGTTAGATCTTCTACCTAAGTAAGATCTATTTTCACAATTTCAGAACGgaagtaataaaatatattctatggataaattttaaaca from the Amaranthus tricolor cultivar Red isolate AtriRed21 chromosome 12, ASM2621246v1, whole genome shotgun sequence genome contains:
- the LOC130828779 gene encoding 60S ribosomal protein L18-2 isoform X2 produces the protein MGIDLTAGGKSKKTKRTAPKSNDVYLKLLVKLYRFLVRRTGSSFNAVVLKRLFMSKINKAPLSLSRLITYMKGKEDKIAVIVGAVTDDCRVYEVPALKVTALRFTETARARIEKAGGECLTFDQLALRAPLGQNTVLLRGPKNAREAVKHFGKAPGVPHSHTKPYVRSEGRKFERARGRRNSRGYRV
- the LOC130828779 gene encoding 60S ribosomal protein L18-3 isoform X1, whose protein sequence is MGIDLTAGGKSKKTKRTAPKSNDVYLKLLVKLYRFLVRRTGSSFNAVVLKRLFMSKINKAPLSLSRLITYMKGKEDKIAVIVGAVTDDCRVYEVPALKVTALRFTETARARIEKAGGECLTFDQLALRAPLGQNTCDIGMEQVAYLGHVIFAGGVGMDESKVAAMPSWPISQNLKQLSGYLRLMGYYRKFVAGYTHIAKLLTDQL